The Pirellulales bacterium genome contains the following window.
GGCCGACGTCAGCGAGCAAGACGACGTGGCCGAGTTGATGGAGTTCATCGACGCAAACTTCGGCCAGCTCGACATCCTACTCAGCAATGCCGCGACGGGTGGCTTTCGCCCGCTGCTGGCCGCCACGTCGCGCAACTTTGAAGCTGCGATGAAGACTAACGTCATGGCCCTGATGCACCTCGTGCAGCAGGGCGTGCGCTTGATGGAGCGAGCGTCGGGCCGGGCCAAGGTAATCGCGCTGTCGAGTCACGGCTCGCACATGGCGTTGCCGATGTACGGCCTGATCGGAGGATCGAAGGCGGCCCTGGAAAGCCTGATCCGACACTTCGCATTGGAGTTGGGCGGGCGCGGCATCAATTTCAACGTCGTCAAGGCCGGGCTGGTCGAGACCGACTCGACTCGCAAGATTCCGTATGCCGACGTGTTGTTCTCCGGACGATCGCACCGCAGTATGACCGGCGACCGGTACCTGACCGCCGAGGACGTGGCCAACTGCGTGTTGTTTCTGGCGAGCCCGCTGAGCGACATGGTGCAAGGCGAAACGCTCACGGTCGACGGCGGCGTGGCGGTCCACGCTTAGAAACGGGTGTCATACCACGCGGCAGAGTCGTTGGAGACGATCGTATGCGGCGCGACCCAGCTCAAGGCGCTGTCCACGATTCGGCGATCGCGAATTCACCGCGCGGATCGCGGGTGATGCGACTGGCCGCGTAACGCGGATCATGGCTCCAGACGACGATCCAGCGACCATCTGCGGCCCGGCCTAGCCAGCGCGGCTTTTCGCGCCGCGTTTCCAGCGGATAGACGTCGTAGGCCAGTGACCACAGCCGCCGCAGATGTGACGCCGACGGGCAAAGGTCGGCCAGGTACATGACCTGAACGTCGCGCGATTCGATCGTGACCGCCAGGTGGCCGCGCGTGTGACCTCCCGTGAGATGCAGGTGGATGCCGGGCGCAATGTTGTGACCGTCGTCGACCAGGTCGAGCTGCGCAGCTTGCGTCAGGGGATCGATGTGCTCGAGCGGATAAGATCCGGCCAGCTCGTCCGCGCCGCT
Protein-coding sequences here:
- a CDS encoding SDR family oxidoreductase, giving the protein MIDLTGKVALVTGGSRGIGRACALRLAEAGADVIVNYVTSETAARDTAAEILGYGRRAAIVKADVSEQDDVAELMEFIDANFGQLDILLSNAATGGFRPLLAATSRNFEAAMKTNVMALMHLVQQGVRLMERASGRAKVIALSSHGSHMALPMYGLIGGSKAALESLIRHFALELGGRGINFNVVKAGLVETDSTRKIPYADVLFSGRSHRSMTGDRYLTAEDVANCVLFLASPLSDMVQGETLTVDGGVAVHA